The nucleotide sequence TCGTACATTGGGCGTACATTGGTTTGAAGATCTTCTTcttttcctattaccctctgctggggtgtagggctcgaatcaaggGCTTGGTTTGAAGATTTTGTTATGATGGATAGGATGGCTTTGTTAATGCGATAAAAGGAGGATATTTTGGTCGTTTTATGTTCTCTCTCCTCCTTTTGTCATAAAAGTGGGTTTGGTACATTCCATAAACATTAACGACTCAGAGCAGAGAGCTTATCTTATTAAGGTCGGATGATTACCCTTAACATCCTAATTTACAATTACTGGactacaattaaaattataaaataacaatgttgcCCTACTGACGTCGTCCTGCACAAGTGTTTTGAGATATATTGCTCGGTATATCCTAAGCACATAACCATTCGAATGACGTCACTACCCGAGACATAAGATCGAAGTCACAATCGACTCAATACAATTTGCGAACTAatctacagacacagcccactgagtttctcgccggatcttctcagtgagtcgcgattccgatccggtggtagattttgcgaaactCTTGCTAaagctagtgttagtaaattctttagatgggcggacgagctcacagcctatctggtgttaagtgattaccggagcccatagaaatctacaacgtaaatgccgccacccaccttgagatatgagttctaaggtctcactatagttacaacgactgccccacccttcaaaccgcattactgcttcacggcagaaataggcagggcggtggaaccacccgaggtcccaccaccagtaagccCATGAGTTAGTTAAAATAGACCCTTAgagcgaataagtagggaaaCCCAGTTCGAATAGTCGTTCGCGGCAAAAATTGACTTAACGATATGAGAGTGAGCTTCGTTGGTAGCGAATAAGAGAGCAGTAGGTATTGACCTGACGCAGATGGAGCGCCAGAGGTCGGGCTCCCGGGCGGCCACGTACCAGCCGCGGCACACGCCGGCCGCCGCCTCCAGCGCGCCCGCGTCCAGCTCCGAGCTCACCACCCAGCGCAGCACCACCAGCAACACCTCGTACGGGAGCCACGATATGTGCGCCGACTGCACACGTTGAGGTCACGTTCAAAAGctttactactggtggtagcacctcttgagagtctctgcttatttctgccgtgaagcagtaatgcgtttcggtttgaagggtagggggcagccgttgtaactatacgtgagatcttagaacttatgtctcaagatgggtggcgcatttacgatgtagatgtctatgggctccagtaaccacttaacaccaagtgggctgtgagctcgtccacccatctcagcaataaaaaataaaaaaaacggaacCGATGCGAGACCTTAATGCCGGACAAGGTGACGAAACCGCTACCCGTCAGGGAGTAGCTTGAATAGCCTCATAAGCTACCAGCGGATAGGTAAGGGGAGAAAAAAAAGTCCCGAAACAACACACGAGCTAACAAAGTACAAGCCGTAATGAAAATGGTTATTAACTGATTTAGGTTCTTATGACTAGGACTAGGACTTTGGGTTCATAATTGTATGTTATATATTACTTTTAGTTCCGGAAAGATAATCTTTAGTTTcataaatttatgaatattagTCTTAACCCTCTAATCGaggtatttttgaaaaaaaactgttcaaaACTCAATAAAATTGTCTGTTAAATGATGCACAAAAGAAATGGTGACCAAACGTTACAAGTAACCAAAATTTTTTTCTTATCGATTTCAAGAAAacaattacgattttttttattcgaacaAATTTAACTGAATATTTGGAATGTAAGTTCCATTCTTCTGTCCTTTTCTGTGACAGATGAATTTCCTTGAATTTCGAATAGATCAAAGCGAGACAGACAGAGAATGACAAATGAAACGACATCTGTGGTCCATTACTTGACATCTAGTCTAATATAATGTTTCGGATAAATTTCCCAAAGTTTGAGAATATCAATACTCACCACCGTGGGTAGTTTCGGTTCACACAGCAAGCCCCTCCTAGCTAGAATTCGTTGCAGCCTCGCAAGCAGTTCCTCCCCCTCCACGACCTCCTCGTCCTCATCCTCGGAGGGAGGAGCCTTGTCCGCGCAAACCTCTTCCTCCACCTCTGAATCTAACGGAGCGCCCACACAAATCCAATGTTATGGCTAGTATTATGAATAGGATGTAGCGAAagctaaaagtaataaatacatatcgacgcttgaaaggcaaacgtgactaagcgacaatgcgtgaactttacagtaaactaatttaattgcctatcatttatgtacaaagcagttattgtcgttaagtcacgtttgcttttcaagcgtcgatatatatttgATCTTTCAAAAAATGGATGAGAAATGCCTAAGACTTAACTAAGACATAACATAACGTAATGTGTACAAGGAGAGCCCTAAGCACAGCAGTGGACATGTGTGAGCTGTTGATGATGGACCGTTCAAGGGTGCAGTTTCTCAGAGGATTCAATATGattatttctattaattacaattattggATTACCATCTAAAGCGCTGGTGATTAGCGTGCAGACTaccttattaatatattattgattattgatattaatataaaaaaaacaaaacgtaaacatacacttttttttatattttactatcaTCTAAAGACAGCACTTcagaaaaataattgttttataaaaaataaaagaataatcaAAATAAGCAACTCACAATAATTGTTTTAACCGCTCTTAATAGATACCGGGCTGTTAGTATTTCGTGCGATAAGGACAATGCTCTACAAAGCCGAAATTAGCCAAAAATCTCTTTCTAGAGATCGATGTGCATTATTTATTGCCCAGCACTACAGTAAAAATTACATACGTCGTTTCAGTATCACTATGAGCTGAGTCGAAGTAACAAATGGCTACTAACATGACAAGCCTCCAGATGTTAGTCATTATTACTTAAATAAGCAGTATAATTAAAACTCTTTTTAGGATTTAATCTAGCGTTTATTACTCTAATTTCACTATTTCCCACATTTTAATACTGCACAGTTTTTGTGGTCGCATAGAGTATATTATTTATGGTTACTATGCTCTAAATCAAAATAAGCTTATTcttaacttactggtggtaggacctcttgtgagtccgcaagggtaggtaccaccactctgcctatttctgccgtgaagcagtaatgcgtttcggtttgaagggtggggcagccgttgtaactatactgagaccttagaacttatttctcaagatgggtggcgcatttatattgtagatgtctatgggctccagtaaccactcaacaccaagtgggctgtgagctcgtctacccatataagcaataaataaataaaaacttggtTTTCTTTCAAGAGTTataacaacaaatttaaaaaaaataccttccgGCGTATCTCCCCTGAGCTCGCTTCCCTCGTACAGCCGCGTCTCGACGTCCGGTACGATCTGTATGGCTCGCTTGTAATGTTGTATAGCTTCATACAACTTCCCCCCGCGCTCGAATTCAACGCCACGGAGGAACAGTTGCTTAGCCTACAAAGTAAAAATAacatgtagcttccaaacaaagGTACCAAATACTCTTCTTtaataaaagaatttttttttcctacctaagctttcgaggctatatcagcgtcgccttaactagtaggtgagctcacagggctcaaacctgacgacgttgctaacacgaaccctagcaagagcagtgcttcgcagaatctaccatcggatcggaaacgcgacccactgagaagatccggcgagaaactcaatgggctgtgtctgagggttaatttactcgtcgaccccttcgtcgcaagtgacgggttcgacgagaacagtgaccggtgcctgaggtacctagaagcaccgttagtggatcgggaggatccgttatgacgtgtttggggcgacgtcgactgctttccattctgtccgcaggatcgggaatgtagttaccggcggccacgatgagaggattctcgtgtcgtaccgctttatcgaagtggcgcgaAAGAATTTCTATTTAAGTGTAGAGTATGGTGCTATATGTAAATGAAGTGAATATTGTGAAATTATCTTGTTATCTATGAAagtataaaagaaaaacaaacaaaggatCCACATAATAGTTGAAAAACTAATGTAATTTAGAAGCTAACAATTATATTTCTACTCTGCATTTTCTTAATGTTTTTCTGAGCATTAATTCttagtattattttgttttgttataatatattgGTGAAAAATATGATTGCCCAAATTGCTAATAATGAGATCAGAATTAACCTTATCCTCATCAGTGAGTGGTTCTGCAAATGATTCTTCAAGCTTTGATCCTTTCTGTGTTGTCGGTGTTGATTCGAGTTCTCTCTGCCACTGCTGCCGGAAGACTGAAAGCTCATCTTCACCGTGATTtgtattctgaaaaaaaaagttaatatctTATTAGGTATCAAAGAATCTGTATGCACCTAATGAACTGTACTATTTATTACAAGTACTATTTTAGCTCAATTTTAGTTCTCTGATCTACTGATTTAATTCCCCGATTCCTAAATCCTCAAATACTAGCAGCAGAACATATTTCAAATCTCATTTTGGCTTTTTCttctacaaatcatttattttggtATGAAATTTAGAAGATAAGACTCCAATCCCATGACCAAAGAATCACTATAAATGTACTAAAATTGTCCATTCTTCTTGTTTATTGGCAGATGAACTTTATTTTAGTCATTGTTATATAAGATTTAAGTACTTAAGTTATTTGGTAATGAAACGAGAAATATTTACTTGCGCATTGTCTTGTAAACTCAAATTGTCAAGAGTATTGCAAGCTTCAAGCACATTATTAGAATGAGACGAAGAAGAGTCTTCTTGCTCCTCGCCTTCACACTCGCTGCTAGTCTCACCATGTCCTGATGCCTGCAATAGAGGTTGGCACAAAGTTATTTATTGAACACTCGCTGACTCGGCAGacctcgtagtgcctcaattgaaaaataaaagacctaaacttttctataaaataaacagcaactcatttttatatataaaaaagaagaagaagattcttAAGCACATTTAAGGTACAATACAAGTTACTGCAATTAAATTTAAGGAATACtacatttgttttatatacAAAACCAATTCAATCATGTCCC is from Bombyx mori chromosome 6, ASM3026992v2 and encodes:
- the LOC101737813 gene encoding F-box only protein 9 isoform X1; translation: MASGHGETSSECEGEEQEDSSSSHSNNVLEACNTLDNLSLQDNAQNTNHGEDELSVFRQQWQRELESTPTTQKGSKLEESFAEPLTDEDKAKQLFLRGVEFERGGKLYEAIQHYKRAIQIVPDVETRLYEGSELRGDTPEDSEVEEEVCADKAPPSEDEDEEVVEGEELLARLQRILARRGLLCEPKLPTVSAHISWLPYEVLLVVLRWVVSSELDAGALEAAAGVCRGWYVAAREPDLWRSICVRTWGIECGTPRANGWSSWRDMYIARPRLRLNGCYISKTTYLRHGENSFQDQFYRPWYLIYYYRYLRFFPEGVVLMWTTAEEPVTCVGLLKNRHVKSGSGIMMGHYRLIGQKVVIVIKKTSEKKQVMASNTRFRARRKELEHEQTFHLELELCDVRSRRNFQLQWRHHSVRVRLDQWTQFELAPGRYPPFAFSRVRTYTAESHAPLLPTHAYT
- the LOC101737813 gene encoding F-box only protein 9 isoform X2, producing MASGHGETSSECEGEEQEDSSSSHSNNVLEACNTLDNLSLQDNAQNTNHGEDELSVFRQQWQRELESTPTTQKGSKLEESFAEPLTDEDKAKQLFLRGVEFERGGKLYEAIQHYKRAIQIVPDVETRLYEGSELRGDTPEDSEVEEEVCADKAPPSEDEDEEVVEGEELLARLQRILARRGLLCEPKLPTVSAHISWLPYEVLLVVLRWVVSSELDAGALEAAAGVCRGWYVAAREPDLWRSICVRTWGIECGTPRANGWSSWRDMYIARPRLRLNGCYISKTTYLRHGENSFQDQFYRPWYLIYYYRYLRFFPEGVVLMWTTAEEPVTCVGLLKNRHVKSGSGIMMGHYRLIGQKVFIYLFGKQTQ